In Colletotrichum higginsianum IMI 349063 chromosome 3, whole genome shotgun sequence, a genomic segment contains:
- a CDS encoding Lpxtg-domain-containing protein, whose translation MRSAAAVLVFGLALGRVTAIHVAKGSPCETLCGNVLDATTETDVICREGDYASGSGPVYQQCVSCELTSDYSTTTQTDTQWLLYNLRYAVSYCLFGFPENPDVGSSPCLTRTACEPLQKAVMYAELAPNSTEYEYCSVWDHNQVGSCAACLRAGDNHYLTNFLTILDAGCQQRPSPGATISVEGSPFSKTRVNITEPTPTNTYLPDYNSGPLSLGAKVGIVIGGVLLILAVAGFCIVWNGKRRRRAFLKQLEMKQQSGGRSGWPTPLNTSGISGTPLSQKPLRSWDDTPSTQGHTRGWDESPLSPQGEKAFPRYFSPYSSQYNSPVSGNEAQSMQWPAGNAVPRGPPQHIGIALGGDDPQGSWNDPKGKERSESYELREVEPDWDARQRYPSPPIIQQPPHTMYAEHSPAAYHGLTEEDLRRGFAV comes from the exons ATGCGGTCTGCAGCCGCTGTTCTTGtgttcggcctcgccctcggccgggtTACGGCAATCCATGTGGCCAAGGGTTCACCTTGCGAGACACTCTGCGGCAACGTACTCGATGCGACGACGGAAACTGACGTTATCTGCCGCGAGGGCGATTACGCCAGCGGCTCTGGTCCCGTGTACCAGCAGTGCGTTTCCTGCGAGTTGACAAGCGATTACTCGACGACAACTCAGACAGACACCCAGTGGCTCTTGT ACAACTTGCGATATGCCGTCTCGTACTGCTTGTTCGGTTTCCCAGAGAACCCGGATGTTGGCTCCAGTCCGTGTCTTACAAG AACTGCCTGCGAGCCTTTGCAGAAAGCTGTGATGTACGCTGAGTTGGCGCCGAACAGCACCGAGTACGAGTACTGTTCCGTGTGGGATCATAACCAGGTTGGGAGTTGCGCCGCCTGTCTGCGCGCGGGAGACAACCATTACTTGACCAACT TCCTTACCATATTGGACGCCGGGTGCCAACAGAGACCGTCGCCGGGTGCCACGATTTCTGTGGAGGGTTCCCCTTTCTCCAAGACCCGTGTCAACATCACCGAACCAACGCCGACCAACACGTACCTGCCGGACTACAACAGCGGTCCCCTCAGCCTCGGCGCCAAGGTCGGCATTGTCATCGGAGGTGTCCTACTCATCCTGGCCGTAGCAGGGTTCTGCATTGTCTGGAACGGGAAAAGGCGGCGCAGAGCATTCTTGAAGCAGCTTGAGATGAAGCAGCAGAGCGGCGGCCGCTCCGGTTGGCCTACGCCCCTCAACACCAGCGGCATCAGCGGCACTCCTCTCAGCCAGAAGCCCCTGCGAAGCTGGGACGACACCCCAAGCACCCAAGGGCATACGCGAGGTTGGGACGAATCTCCCCTGAGTCCCCAGGGAGAGAAGGCTTTCCCGAGGTATTTCTCACCATACTCGTCCCAATACAACAGCCCCGTCAGCGGCAACGAGGCGCAGAGCATGCAGTGGCCGGCCGGCAACGCTGTTCCCAGAGGGCCGCCGCAACATATCGGGATTGCGCTCGGTGGCGATGATCCCCAGGGCAGTTGGAATGATCCGAAAGGAAAAGAGAGGTCAGAGTCGTATGAGTTGAGGGAGGTTGAGCCCGACTGGGACGCAAGACAGAGATACCCGAGCCCACCCATCATTCAACAGCCACCGCACACAATGTATGCGGAGCACAGCCCAGCAGCCTATCATGGCCTGACGGAGGAGGACCTGAGGAGAGGATTTGCCGTCTAG
- a CDS encoding TruB family pseudouridylate synthase: MAMEIVKHSEEEEFAIKPQASVPHLDTSNWPLLLKNYDKRNPLKRDIKSYISSGVINLDKPSNT; encoded by the exons ATGGCCATGGAGATCGTCAAGCacagcgaggaggaggagttcGCCATCAAGCCGCAGGCCTCGGTCCCCCATCTGGACACGAGCAACTGGCCTCTGTTGCTCAAGAACTACGACAAGCGCAA CCCTCTGAAGAGAGACATCAAGTCGTACATCTCCAGTGGTgtcatcaacctcgacaaGCCCTCCAAC ACATGA
- a CDS encoding LPXTG-domain-containing protein, translating into MAARSALFLLTTVVPAYVSALQVTPNSPCASFCLDFNGLDISDPNSSNTKGKDITCTDNKYQTEASGQKFQQCMSCLQDSKFVQGGENDQDWFLYNMRYSFDHCIYGYPNATGVGSNPCMTSTACGPLEAALTDGELDPAKTSQYSYCDADGGAMLTPAYDKCLSCVRAGGEHYYLANYLIALGAGCKQRPDPGKLIGLNDTIFTKGMITAIDPKDAETPEKDEKPGLPTTAIVGIVIGSVVALVLVAGCAFIQYRKRKARREGRGINPELSRRAKGHRPVSSLSFRCQTHLTPKTPNFFSIEEEDPQNEKRPHESAHEFTHYQPHQHHQDETSGTASKPSLWMPHNSISSLQSSAAPTSYTDRKPAHKEILPLASITTSLPVIPLKAHSPRFNMFSPQDDYYATPTSTTSAAPLLPLRPYVPSEHGFSTPLMDHAATFSPATTYASPTSGTTASPLLSQAGWPAPAHSRHPAQVDLTSSSSSPSASTSAMGDATKTMPVVVRDLARPLPKRVTSLGGSPVETSVIQTAFPPPPPPKRR; encoded by the exons ATGGCCGCCCGGTccgccctcttccttctcaCCACAGTCGTGCCCGCGTATGTCTCGGCGTTGCAGGTCACGCCGAACTCGCCGTGTGCATCCTTCTGTCTTGACTTCAACGGCCTCGACATCTCGGACCCCAACTCTTCTaacaccaagggcaaggacaTCACATGTACGGACAACAAATATCAGACTGAGGCCTCGGGCCAGAAGTTCCAGCAGTGCATGAGCTGTCTCCAAGATAGCAAGTTCGTTCAGGGGGGCGAGAACGACCAAGACTGGTTTCTGT ATAACATGAGATACTCCTTCGATCACTGCATCTACGGGTACCCAAATGCCACCGGCGTCGGCTCCAACCCCTGTATGACGTCCACTGCATGCGGTCCTTTGGAGGCCGCCCTCACAGACGGCGAGCTGGACCCGGCCAAGACATCGCAATACTCGTACTGCGAtgcggatggcggcgccaTGCTCACCCCAGCGTACGACAAGTGCCTCTCTTGCGTCAGAGCGGGTGGTGAACACTACTACCTTGCCAACT ACCTGATCGCGCTTGGAGCTGGATGCAAGCAACGGCCAGACCCGGGAAAGCTCATTGGGCTCAATGACACCATCTTCACAAAAGGAATGATTACGGCAATCGATCCCAAGGACGCTGAAACACCCGAAAAAGACGAAAAACCCGGCCTCCCCACAacggccatcgtcggcatcgtcataggctccgtcgtcgcccttgttTTGGTCGCCGGATGCGCCTTCATCCAGTACCGCAAGCGCAAGGCACGCAGAGAAGGCCGCGGCATCAACCCCGAGCTCTCCCGCCGCGCCAAGGGCCACCGCCCGGTCTCCTCGCTCTCCTTCCGGTGCCAGACGCACCTCACACCCAAGACACCAaacttcttctccatcgaggaagaggaccCGCAGAACGAGAAGCGTCCACACGAATCCGCTCACGAGTTCACTCACTACCAacctcaccaacaccaccagGACGAGACCTCCGGCACCGCCTCGAAGCCGAGCCTCTGGATGCCGCACAactccatctcctccctaCAGAGCTCGGCAGCCCCCACCTCCTACACGGACCGGAAACCCGCGCACAAGGAGATCCTCCCGCTCGCCAGCATCACCACGAGCCTCCCCGTCATCCCCCTCAAAGCCCACTCGCCGCGCTTCAACATGTTCTCGCCCCAAGACGACTACTACGCCACCCCGACCTCCAcgacatcggcggcgccgctgctgccgctcaGACCCTACGTCCCCTCCGAACATGGCTTCTCGACGCCGTTGATGGACCACGCCGCGACGTTcagcccggcgacgacgtacGCCTCCCCGACGTCGGGCACCACCGCGAGCCCCCTGCTCAGCCAGGCCGGCTGGCCCGCGCCGGCACACAGTCGGCATCCTGCGCAAGTGGACTtgacgtcgtcatcgtcctcacCATCTGCGTCCACGTCGGCCATGGGAGATGCGACGAAGACCATGCCTGTCGTCGTGAGGGACCTCGCGCGGCCGCTGCCGAAGAGAGTGACGTCGCTGGGCGGCAGCCCTGTCGAGACGTCAGTGATCCAGACAGCGTTCCCGCCCCCGCCTCCACCCAAGAGAAGATAG
- a CDS encoding Centromere/microtubule-binding protein cbf5 — translation MHRDQNRSEETVEKTGHSGTLDPKVTGESRPTKLSRTCFANLLRLFDCLVSRDTPILGGPFHERGLQLTTFSSVDRATRLVKSQQSAGKEYVAVIRLHDKLPGGKVQFARALETLTGALFQRPPLISAVKRQLRIRTIHESKLIEFDNDRHLGVFWVSCEAGTYIRTLCVHLGLLLGVGGHMQELRRVRSGAMDETKGMVTLHDVLDAQWTMDNTRDESYLRKVISPLETLLTSYKRIVVKDSAVNAVCYGAKLMLPGLLRYESEIEVHDEVVLMTTKGEAIALGIAQMSTVEMSTCDHGVVAKVKRCIMERDLYPRRWGLGPLASEKKKLKADGKLDKYGRPNEATPAKWVSEYKDFGAAEGAAAAAAAASSAPATPQKVVETSTVTTSVAVTPANNEDDGESKKRKKHEGETPDEKAERKRRKAEKKAAKAAKKASKSGGADEDDDSE, via the exons ATGCATCGGGATCAAAACCGGTCGGAAGAAAC CGTTGAGAAGACTGGTCACAGCGGTACCCTTGATCCCAAGGTCACTGGTGAGTCGCGTCCCACAAAACTGTCTCGAACGTGTTTTGCTAACTTACTCAGGTTGTTTGATTGTTTGGTTAGTCGTGACACGCCGATCCTTGGTGGACCGTTCCATGAGAGAGGCTTGCAACTGACAACTTTTTCCAGCGTCGACCGTGCCACCAGACTCGTCAAGTCCCAGCAGTCCGCCGGTAAGGAGTACGTTGCCGTCATCCGCCTCCACGACAAGCTGCCCGGCGGCAAGGTGCAGTtcgcccgcgccctcgaAA CTTTGACCGGTGCCCTCTTCCAGCGCCCGCCTTTGATCTCTGCCGTCAAGCGTCAGCTGCGTATCCGTACCATTCACGAGAGCAAGCTCATTGAGTTCGACAAC GATCGCCACCTTGGTGTCTTCTGGGTTTCGTGCGAAGCCGGAACCTACATCCGTACTCTCTGCGTCCACCTC GGTCTTTTGTTGGGCGTTGGTGGCCACATGCAGGAGCTCCGCAGAGTGCGCAGTGGTGCCATGGACGAGACCAAGGGCATGGTCACGCTGCACGACGTGCTTGATGCTCAGTGGACCATGGACAACACCAGGGATGAGTCTTACCTGCGCAAGGTCATCTCTCCCCTCGAGACCCTCCTCACTAGCTACAAGCGTATTGTGGTCAAGGACAGTGCC GTCAACGCTGTCTGCTACGGTGCTAAGCTCATGCTTCCCGGTCTTCTTAGATACG AGTCTGAGATCGAGGTCCACGATGAGGTTGTCCTCATGACCACCAAGGGCGAGGCCATCGCTCTCGGTATTGCCCAGATGTCCACTGTCGAGATGTCGACATGCG ATCACGGCGTTGTTGCCAAGGTCAAGCGATGCATCATGGAGCGTGACCTGTACCCCAGGAGATGGGGACTTGGCCCCCTTGCttccgagaagaagaagctcaaggccgacggcaagctcgacAAGTACGGCCGCCCCAACGAGGCCACCCCCGCCAAGTGGGTGTCTGAGTACAAGGACtttggcgccgccgagggtgccgccgccgccgccgccgccgcgtcaTCCGCTCCGGCCACTCCCCAGAAGGTCGTGGAGACGTCGACCGTCACGACGAGCGTTGCAGTCACCCCCGCCAACaacgaggatgacggcgagaGCAAGAAGCGCAAGAAGCACGAGGGCGAGACCCCCGACGAGAAGGCGGAGCGCAAGCGCCggaaggccgagaagaaggcagcCAAGGCCGCAAAGAAGGCGTCCAAGTCAGGTGGTGctgacgaggatgacgacagCGAGTAA
- a CDS encoding Glycosyl hydrolase family 43 produces the protein MFCWGALQPVLGVPVDPLYVVGRDEKVMEPKLSTDFPDPALVQGDNGFWYSFATSSNGNNIQVAKASQISGPWELLDDDALPDGGWTTNSNTWAPDVRRLDNGTFIMYYAGEVKESGGQHCIGVATSDVVAGPYRPTREPWVCPSAEGGAIDAAGFYDESTKKRYVLYKVDGNREGNGGDCNNGVKPLVDTPIMLQEVEADGISKVGDPVQILSRTDADGPLVEAPDLVRTEDGLYILFFSSFCFNTDNYNVNYATSRTLKGPYRRPSRMLLQTGDFNLTAPGGATSVAGGGQLVFHGDCSGTSFQRCMYQTTYSVTGRDIIIS, from the coding sequence ATGTTCTGTTGGGGCGCCCTGCAACCCGTCCTGGGCGTGCCGGTAGACCCTCTCTACGTCGTTGGCCGGGACGAAAAGGTCATGGAGCCAAAGCTCAGCACCGACTTCCCAGATCCCGCCCTCGTACAGGGCGACAACGGGTTCTGGTACTCCTTCGCGaccagcagcaacggcaacaacATCCAGGTCGCCAAGGCCTCCCAGATCTCGGGGCCGTgggagcttctcgacgacgatgccctccCGGACGGGGGCTGGACGACGAACTCCAACACGTGGGCGCCGGACGTGAGGAGGCTGGACAACGGAACGTTCATCATGTACTACGCGggcgaggtcaaggagaGCGGCGGGCAACACTGCATCGGCGTGGCCACGTCggatgtcgtcgccggccccTACCGGCCGACGCGGGAGCCGTGGGTTTGCCCGtctgccgagggcggcgccatcgacgcGGCGGGGTTCTACGATGAGTCAACCAAGAAGCGCTACGTGCTGTACAAGGTGGACGGCAACAGAGAGGGCAATGGCGGCGACTGCAACAATGGCGTCAAGCCGCTCGTCGACACGCCCATCATGCTccaggaggtcgaggccgacggcatcAGCAAGGTCGGCGACCCCGTGCAAATCCTCAGCAGGacggacgccgacggcccgCTCGTCGAGGCGCCGGACCTTGTGCGCACCGAGGACGGGCTGTacatcctcttcttcagcagcTTCTGCTTCAACACGGACAACTACAACGTCAACTACGCGACGAGCAGGACCCTCAAGGGCCCCTAccggcggccgtcgaggatgcTGCTCCAGACGGGGGACTTCAACCTCACGGCGCCAGGCGGCGCGACGAGCGTCGCGGGAGGCGGGCAGCTGGTGTTTCACGGCGACTGTTCCGGGACCTCATTCCAGCGATGCATGTACCAGACGACCTACTCGGTTACCGGCAGAGATATAATCATCAGTTGA
- a CDS encoding GANP/Nin1/mts3/eIF-3 p25 family protein, which translates to MTSVSFPPSRPDKTLSPFGGSSSGGFGGHSDAGHHGLNLDGAGGGGGKRSKRNLTNQSFEMTTLATKRKGVNPFDGASSDDNRRKKPTKNSSQGDWKKKPPQSQGAKLNGAKNGPKGFGSTQSRGGFGTQNNNHTHGTEPTEYERDDANGSASGDGTPYSDRIFAQLRKEGIAPPKWPSDPGNTSSKAAMAKFREEYKAYRDRARHCLMRAGLIDDPDKPKRLEDAIDFKGICDAMCPDFEKITRITEFDVQSAEKDTRTTSAITSKMVKKLARSAAGQEAPLPMDVRSTAALRKTLDYLIDDLLQTDDNLPSLHGFLWDRTRAIRRDFIFHSTMSPEEMKDQVYCLETIARFHVTSLHLLSQEGFAPEDFSEQQEIEQLGKSLLSLMFAYDDCKPQGVICENEAEFRAYHLLFSANKPNILDDVQKEWGDSRFWTESDEIRTAVSLVESLQSAEDFHGPLGSGPSMAISGAHRTYFRILESKEVSYTMACFAEIHLGQLRRSVLRSLKKAYTRPRHGAKDITPSTLNRFLHFDTDAQAVEFVEQHGLSFSDGEGSSGEHIRYLDTSQRLTWPRIHHSFSRQLVERKRGTRGIPDIIHSTIPDESTPTTQLASGRGFGTDAAPSHASQKHSTFGGNSAAISTGPFASSSSASQGGVSTGFGGTTPFDKATDGSTLGSTGSSPFSNPFSASKSPFKATPFQGAGQNSTTAPPPVNPFSGKPSPFSKPENVQEKPTTASNPFAALAQTNGFVKSTETAFPSFPAPAVGLSSQQKAQETTQTKPPVQSGNGPSPAITVTPSTPQFPLSTPGTASKPSSAFTFAANAGASATAPTFPSGSSQPVTKPAEVQPPKSSAAASIFAQPAKPVESPAPQPTQSPRPFAAAAPAAEPPQTLASLGAVSSQSPLPTFSYQASDAFPAAKPTPPSQQGLSLSAAPPGVTVSQLAQVTPPNPSVVQRKSKKDIMADFAKWFVTGDNGLMQEFEKFVIEQIVSETFLKYHREKEERKRKEEEERDRAEARKFQVYNLSVKYFYRWKEIARNLRLSKIRRQEREEFRRVQRELRDEDIRKKKQAAKLAEARKRALERHAVDPVEEFRELLYLRKDDPQVHLQAEAEALLATGILSGVSDERTAAANVIGVPVTAETPATTTSLPRSRSTTSLSQSTSGAKPCGAKTRALREEFGKSSNKFRRSLPPMSAHSSSSRMSSEPQKRVSKVSDRWRLKAMGLVTMPDGSALPEAIANEMRYNGKRYEGLGSFGLDRDSSERRRSVSADLNHAAEARLRFSQSLNGGSATPQANGTSPLSKRKRSLDEDNEITAPGEARVKKRPSSNTDVDKILREARENLESLRSSRIELDEGAEWFREQNEMMHAEEMSRASSPWGKEGHQ; encoded by the exons ATGACGTCGGTCTCTTTTCCCCCAAGCAGGCCTGACAAGACACTATCACCGTTTGGAGGATCATCATCGGGCGGCTTCGGAGGCCATTCTGACGCGGGTCATCACGGCTTGAATCTCGAtggagctggcggcggcggtgggaaGCGGTCGAAACGCAACCTGACGAACCAGTCTTTCGAAATGACGACTCTCGCGACGAAGCGAAAGGGCGTCAACCCATTTGATGGCGCGAGCTCAGACGACAATCGCCGGAAGAAACCCACGAAGAACAGTTCACAAGGCGACTGGAAGAAGAAACCCCCCCAGTCGCAAGGCGCGAAGCTGAACGGCGCGAAAAATGGCCCCAAAGGTTTCGGGTCCACGCAATCGCGTGGCGGTTTCGGCACTCAAAACAACAATCACACACATGGTACAGAACCTACCGAATACGAGAGGGACGACGCAAATGGTAGCGCCAGCGGCGACGGTACACCGTACTCCGATAGAATATTCGCCCAGCTTCGAAAAGAAGGAATCGCGCCTCCAAAATGGCCGTCCGATCCTGGAAACACGAGCTCGAAGGCCGCGATGGCCAAGTTCAGGGAGGAATACAAGGCATACCGCGATCGCGCTAGGCACTGTTTGATGCGCGCCGGCTTGATTGACGATCCAGATAAACCCAAGCGGCTGGAGGACGCGATTGACTTCAAAGGCATCTGCGACGCCATGTGCCCGGACTTTGAAAAGATTACGCGCATCACCGAATTCGATGTACAATCCGCCGAGAAGGATACCCGAACCACTTCTGCCATCACCTCGAAGATGGTTAAGAAGCTAGCTAGATCCGCAGCTGGCCAGGAGGCACCTCTTCCAATGGATGTCAGGTCAACCGCGGCGCTCAGAAAAACTCTCGATTATCTGATCGATGACCTGCTGCAGACGGACGACAATTTGCCCTCCTTGCATGGATTTTTGTGGGACAGGACACGTGCAATCCGCAGGGACTTCATTTTCCACTCGACTATGTCTCCAGAGGAGATGAAAGATCAAGTTTACTGCCTTGAAACAATTGCGAGATTTCACGTCACCTCTCTGCACCTACTTTCCCAGGAAGGTTTCGCGCCGGAAGACTTCTCGGAACAACAGGAGATCGAACAGCTGGGGAAGTCATTACTTTCGCTCATGTTTGCGTATGACGACTGCAAACCCCAGGGCGTCATTTGCGAAAACGAGGCCGAGTTCAGGGCGTATCACTTGCTCTTCAGTGCGAACAAGCCCAACATACTCGACGACGTGCAGAAGGAGTGGGGGGACTCTCGCTTCTGGACCGAATCCGACGAAATCAGGACAGCCGTTTCGCTCGTTGAGAGCCTGCAGAGTGCCGAGGACTTTCATGGCCCGCTGGGCTCTGGGCCATCCATGGCGATATCTGGCGCTCACCGCACGTACTTCAGAATTCTCGAAAGCAAAGAAGTATCCTACACCATGGCTTGCTTTGCCGAGATTCATCTTGGACAACTACGTCGCTCCGTCCTTCGCTCCCTGAAAAAGGCGTACACCAGACCCCGGCACGGAGCGAAAGATATCACACCCTCGACACTCAACCGCTTTCTTCACTTTGACACAGACGCTCAGGCAGTTGAGTTTGTCGAGCAGCATGGTCTCAGCTTTTCAGATGGAGAAGGGTCATCTGGCGAACACATACGATATCTCGACACTTCGCAGCGTCTAACGTGGCCAAGAATTCATCACAGTTTCTCTCGTCAACTTGttgaaagaaaaagagggaCTCGCGGTATTCCCGATATCATCCACAGCACGATACCCGACGAGTCTACACCAACCACACAATTAGCCTCGGGACGCGGATTCGGCACCGATGCCGCACCCTCGCACGCTTCGCAGAAGCATTCCACTTTTGGCGGCAACTCAGCAGCCATATCAACCGGGCCTTtcgcgtcttcttcttcagcttcTCAAGGGGGCGTCTCGACTGGATTCGGGGGCACGACACCGTTCGACAAAG CAACAGACGGCTCAACGCTTGGCTCAACAGGCTCAAGTCCGTTTTCAAATCCCTTTTCTGCCTCAAAGTCCCCTTTTAAAGCTACGCCTTTTCAGGGGGCCGGCCAGAACTCGACAACCGCACCCCCTCCTGTGAATCCGTTTTCTGGCAAGCCAAGCCCATTCAGTAAGCCGGAAAACGTACAAGAGAAACCGACAACTGCTAGCAACCCTTTCGCGGCATTGGCCCAAACCAATGGTTTCGTCAAATCTACAGAAACCGCTTTTCCATCATTTCCCGCTCCAGCAGTTGGGCTCAGCTCGCAACAGAAGGCACAGGAGACCACGCAAACGAAGCCGCCGGTACAAAGTGGCAACGGGCCTTCACCTGCGATCACTGTCACTCCCTCAACACCACAGTTCCCGCTGTCAACCCCGGGTACTGCCTCAAAACCGTCAAGCGCTTTCACATTCGCGGCAAATGCTGGCGCATCAGCTACAGCACCGACGTTCCCCTCAGGTTCCTCTCAGCCAGTTACTAAGCCGGCTGAAGTACAGCCACCTAAATCTTCAGCAGCCGCATCAATTTTCGCTCAACCCGCCAAACCCGTTGAGAGTCCCGCACCCCAGCCGACTCAATCACCAAGGCCATTCGCCGCTGCTGCGCCTGCGGCCGAGCCGCCCCAGACCCTCGCAAGCCTAGGAGCTGTGTCTTCTCAGTCTCCTTTGCCGACATTTTCATATCAAGCAAGTGATGCGTTCCCAGCCGCCAAACCGACACCCCCAAGCCAGCAAGGTCTCTCGCTCAGCGCTGCCCCGCCTGGAGTCACAGTCTCGCAGCTTGCCCAGGTTACACCTCCCAACCCTTCAGTCGTGCAACGGAAATCAAAGAAAGATATCATGGCAGACTTCGCGAAGTGGTTCGTCACAGGCGATAACGGGTTGATGCAAGAGTTTGAAAAATTTGTCATTGAGCAAATAGTTTCAGAAACATTCTTAAAGTACCACCGAGAAAAAGAGGAGAGGAAAcgaaaggaggaggaggaaagggaCCGGGCAGAAGCACGCAAGTTCCAGGTTTACAACCTCTCCGTCAAGTACTTCTATCGGTGGAAGGAAATCGCACGCAACCTCCGCCTCAGCAAAATCCGCCGGCAGGAGAGGGAAGAGTTCCGAAGAGTACAGCGGGAACTGCGAGATGAGGATATTCGGAAGAAGAAACAGGCggccaagttggctgaaGCACGAAAGAGGGCCCTGGAAAGACATGCTGTTGACCCTGTGGAGGAGTTCAGAGAGCTGCTCTATCTCAGGAAAGACGACCCTCAGGTTCATCTGCAGGCCGAGGCAGAGGCTCTTCTCGCTACCGGCATCTTGTCAGGCGTTTCAGACGAACGAACCGCAGCCGCGAATGTCATTGGGGTCCCTGTGACAGCCGAGACGCCTGCAACGACAACATCTCTACCACGATCACGGTCAACGACCAGCTTGTCGCAATCCACGTCGGGGGCCAAACCATGTGGCGCCAAAACGCGAGCTCTCAGGGAGGAATTTGGCAAAAGCAGCAACAAGTTCCGCCGGTCACTGCCCCCAATGTCGGCGCactcgtcgtcatcgcgcATGTCGTCAGAACCTCAGAAACGCGTTAGCAAGGTGTCGGACCGTTGGCGTTTGAAGGCCATGGGGCTCGTAACGATGCCTGACGGTTCGGCCTTGCCGGAGGCTATAGCCAACGAGATGCGGTACAACGGGAAACGGTACGAGGGCCTGGGCTCGTTCGGCCTGGACCGGGACAGCAGCGAGCGGCGCCGAAGCGTATCCGCCGATCTCAACCACGCCGCGGAAGCCCGTCTGCGCTTTTCTCAATCGCTgaacggcggcagcgccacGCCGCAGGCCAACGGGACGTCGCCTCTTAGTAAGAGGAAGCGGTCACTCGATGAGGACAACGAGATCACGGCACCAGGTGAGGCCCGGGTCAAGAAGCGGCCTTCGAGCAACACCGACGTCGACAAAATCCTCCGTGAAGCAAGGGAGAACCTGGAATCGttgagaagctcaaggatTGAGCTGGATGAAGGGGCGGAATGGTTCAGGGAGCAGAATGAGATGATGCACGCGGAGGAAATGAGCAGGGCCAGCTCGCCATGGGGCAAAGAGGGGCACCAGTGA